In the genome of Apostichopus japonicus isolate 1M-3 chromosome 15, ASM3797524v1, whole genome shotgun sequence, one region contains:
- the LOC139981204 gene encoding uncharacterized protein codes for MAKNACGEIGGKMFGYEHVQSNEKAEETFRELMSPHAESSSCYYVWVDIIRKDDNQFEWSGGPDFVDSDSWWRNNQPNNYGNSQKCVASKRNDNWKLHDKNCTRDFCTMCMDAWCNSD; via the exons ATGGCAAAGAATGCATGTGGAGAAATTGGAGGGAAAATGTTCGGTTATGAGCATGTGCAGTCCAATGAAAAAGCAGAG GAGACATTCAGGGAGCTGATGAGTCCACATGCAGAATCTTCTTCCTGCTATTATGTGTGGGTTGATATTATTCGAAAAGATGATAATCAATTTGAATGGAGTGGCGGTCCAGACTTTGTCGATAGTGATAG TTGGTGGCGTAATAATCAACCTAATAACTATGGAAACTCGCAGAAGTGTGTGGCAAGTAAACGAAATGACAACTGGAAGCTTCATGACAAAAATTGTACCAGAGACTTTTGTACTATGTGCATGGATGCATGGTGCAACTCCGACTAA